TAGCAGCCATCAAGAGACCGATCCTCTGTGATAGTTGTGTGCGCCGTGAATGTGTCTTGGATCCTGGTGGCCGtcagcacatcctgtggcagagagttccattgCTTAAGTCTCTTGTGCAGACATGTCCCtagccagagaaagagagagagagagttctgcgTCTCTGCTGAATCCGGGACTCTCATTtcctcgctctgtctctctctctctctcctctagtACAAGCAAGTGGAGCAATACATGTCCTTCCACAAGTTGCCGGGAGATACACGCCAACGCATCCATGAGTACTATGAACACCGCTACCAGGGCAAGATGTTTGACGAGGAAAATATCCTGGGGGAGCTGAGCGAGCCACTGAAGGAGGTACAGGCTTGGGCTGGAGGGGGGGCAGGATGGGGGCAGGACAGGGGCCTTGCACATGTGGGGGCactaaaaaatggctcaggtgggCGTCCGCACAGTCCTGGATTTGGGCACAGTAAGCTACAGCTTGGGGCCTCACGTTATGAGGGGCCTCGGAACACCAACCCGTGACCGGGTCTCAAGTTTTACCCCGTGTATTTTCATTTCAAGGTAGTCccaatgcaaataggcttattgcaagatcgGATGTTCTcataggtgctcttacccctggactttgcggctgaagtccagggcctgaACATCCcctgggggggccccaaatcctcatttgtctgtcttgggtggtgtgtgatgatgcttaattttcaggggagggggtggtctccaaaggcctttaggtccaggcttcaaaattacctaggtgcacctctgggtgttCTGTTCGACGACTGGCTTTTCGTTGCATCTGTGCCAAGTACAAAGAAAGCTTCGTCATttcttcctttttgttagaaggataactttttgtgtgtgtaatgctgtggggcaggagtgggcaatcttgaccctccagctgttgttgaacaacaattCCCATCGTTGTAGTTCAGAGGGAGCCATGCGGGACTCAGCTGAGAGTGAGTTCCTCAGCCTGGGGGccatcaccaagaaggccctgtcccgcgtgctcgACAAATGGGCTTCCGCAAGTGTCGACACACGGAGCAGGGAacctcccagctgatctagtcTGGTGGGTAGAGCAAGGAGCAGGCGGTTCCAGAGGTACCCGGGGCCCAAGCCGTTGGgggttttaaaggtgataaccagcaccttgaattgtacccggaAACGGACTGGCCTTCAGGACTGGAGTAATTAATAGGTGCCCTGTGAGCAGTCCCAGTatggcagccacattctgcaccatctgttgtttccaaatacttttcaagggcagccccacgtagagcacattgcagtagtccaaacgcaacgtgactaaggcatgggtggcAGAGGCCAGATCCAGAGGTTAGGGATGACTCCAGAAGCGAGGGATGGGATGTTGGGGGTGCAGAGGGAGGTGCGTTCGGGTCGTCCCGTTTTTGACAGGAGGGGTCCGGTTTCTTCTCTTCCCACCAGGAGATCATCAACTTCAACTGCCGTAACCTGGTGGCCAACATGCCACTTTTCGCCAACGCCGACCCCAACTTTGTGACCGCCATGTTGACCAAACTGCGCTTCGAGGTTTTCCAGCCTGCAGACTTCATCATTCGAGAAGGCACCGTGGGCAAGAAGATGTATTTCATCCAGCATGGCGTGGTCAGCATTCTCACTCGTGGCTCCAAGGAAATGAAGCTCTCCGACGGCTCCTATTTTGGGGGTATGTTTTAGAGCCGGAATGAAATTTCGCACCCATTCAAAGATCCGGGAGAATTTTCAGAATTCGAATGCAGTGCTTTGCTTACGTGCCACTTGTGAAATTCAGAATGCCttttgtgtggtggggtggggggtgagaatctggttcagttcagttactgtctgtctttgcagcttcttttttaaagagaggATTATGCTTTTTGCTGGCTAAGTGATACAGCCAATCCGGAATCATACAACCAATGCAATGATATCCTGGCACCAAGATCGAGCCAATCaggaattgtttgtttgtttctttgtttgtttgtttaacatatttatataccgcccaaaacttacatctctgggcggtttacagcaaaataaaaacagaaatgcaTCGCAATTTCTGCAAATTGAGAAATGCAAAAAACATAGCCAATGCGAGGACATCCTGGTACCAAGATCCAGCCAATCGGGGGTCAGGTAGCCATTGTGATTTGCCAAGTAGCCTGTCTGATTTGGCGATGCAAGCCtcacaaagccaaatcagagtaaGAGCAAGACTTTCTGCCCCTGAATTGTCACCCCTGATCATTTTGTGCCCCTGTCCGATCACTGGAATGGGAAAGGCAAGGTGCCTACTGCAGATtggtgttccctcgaacagggattcccagatgtcgcagactacagctcccagcatccctagctgcaatagcctttgcttgggggttatgggagttgtagtcaacaacatctgggaatccctgttagagggaacattgcggCAGAGGGTGAATTCTCCTCATGGAATGCCCTATATTGTGTTCCAGCCCTTTATGGGGAGAAGTATGATAACAATACAGAAGGACACACAACGCCTCTCCTCAGCCACTTCCACAAGGGTATCTGTCCACCACTCTTTCCTCTGCCGATTCCGAGTGGAGAGGGGTCCTTCTGTCGGTAGGGCAGCCGAGGCCTCCACCAAAGAGGGTGCCAGTATATGGTTGCTGAtgctctcctccctgtctgcCCCTGCAGAAATCTGCCTCCTGACTCGGGGCCGGCGCACGGCCAGCGTCCGTGCCGACACCTACTGCCGCCTCTACTCGCTCTCGGTGGACAACTTCAACGAGGTCTTGGAGGAGTACCCCATGATGCGCCGGGCCTTTGAAACTGTAGCCATGGACCGACTGGACCGCATAGGTGAGGGTGGGGCCTACAGAAACACTGGCAATCACTCCAGCCGACTGGCTAGGTTGCGGTTAGTTAGTGCCACTGGGGATGGGCCATAGTTCAGTAGCAGAGTATcttcttagcatgcagaaggtcccaggttcaatccctggcttctcagaTCTGGGGAAGACCCCGGCcagaaaccttagagagctgctgccggtcagagtagacagtagtgagcaagacggaccgatggtctgactcagtaggcagcagcttcctacattctgtGGTCTACAAATGTTTCTGCTtctcagaggaaggggagagaaacaggggggcaaatgtgctttatttcagtgccagagcataggtctctGCCCACCCAAATATAACGGGGGCCATGAAAGATAGTTTGCTAAGAGCACGCCCAAAACCCGAATCCAGCTCTGCCTCAAAGGCACTGCTCTTCATGCCCGGCTGTCCTACCAAATCCAAATTTCACTGCTATGCCCACACAGTGTGAAGACACAGGAAAAGCTTGTGGTGGATTACAAGATTTTAAATCTGAAAGACAGTAAGGTCGATTACGTGACTGAtgaataatcatcatcatcatcatgaaaaaTAGGAAGAGATTTTAGATTAACATCTGTGGAACTCATTTTCCTGTTGCGGCGGCTGCTGCCCTGTTTCGTAACACTGGAAGGGTTTGGGGTCAGCCGTtggaactgactggcagcagatacAGGGAGGGCAACAGAAAATACATTGAAGACAAAGCAGAATTAATTTAttctgctgccacaagatgtggcttagagaggcttttaaaggtggctaggggggaaaaaccctgctaggtgggcaaagaggcaccttttcatgtGGCAGCTTCTTccgtttagcagagggagagcaactgtccctgttcagcccagcattgAATCCCGCCCCacccggtggctgttgctggggtctcccttctgCATCTCGCCCCCTCCACACACCTCTTTTTAAGATtgggagcccctttggggcagagaactATCTTGTATTTCTTACGATAGAAACCACTTGGGGAACCTTTGGGTTGAAAAGGCCGAGTGGCCCGATTCTAATACGAAGTAATAAATGAGCATTGCCCCCTCAGGCAGAGGTCGGCCGAATTAAGCGGCCTCTGTGGACCAGGCTAAGAATGGGCACCTTTTCAAGATGGCGCCTCTCCTGTAATGAGAAGGGGGAGACCCCTCTTCAGTCCAGCAGAGCgtccctcccagtggccagggtctcccttgggtttcttttcgGATTGGGAacccctttggggcagagaaccatctccTCAGTCCTTTGGCTataaaaccactttgggaatagTTGAAAAACAGAGTGGAGAGattctaataataaataataaatgagtgttgccccctcaggcaaaggtcggcctcaTTAAGCGGCCTCCGCTGACTAGAACAGCTTTTCAAGATGGCGGCTCTCTTGTTCTGAGAACAGGAGGGGGAGAACAGCTgttcctattcaacccagcatggCGTCCCTCCCAGTGTCTgtaactggggtctcccttgGGTTTATTTTTTGAttgggggcagagaaccatctccTCAGTCCTTTGGCTgtggaaccactttgggaacagtTTGAGTTGAAAAGCTCAAAAGTGGAGAGATTCTAATACTAAATAATAAATGAGCTTTTTTCCCCTCAGGCCaaggtcggcctcgttaagcAGCCTCTGCTCACCAGGCCAAGGATTggccccttttcaaaatggtggctctcttgttttgagaacagggggagagcaactgtccctccccaaccagcctggcttccctcccagtggctgctgcgAGGGGGTCTTCCTTGGTTTCCTTTTTGGATtgggagcccctttggggcagggaaccatcttcccaTTGCTTTTGCTATGGAAGTTACTATGGGGACTTTTTTCATGGCAAAGCAGAGCGGCCAGGCGCCCCACCAATAATAAATGAGCGTCGCCCCCTCGGGCCaaggtcggcctcgttaagcGGCCTCTGCTGACCAGACCaagggacaccttttcaaaatggcggctctcttgtTCTGAAAACAGCgagtctcatgactgaatggggatttgaactcgggtcttcccagtcctagtccagcactctaaccgcgaCACCACTCTGGCGCGCTCTGTGTCTTTTTCTCCGCCCCTCCCcgccgcctcccctcccctctccagggAAGAAGAACTCCATCCTGCTGCGCAAACGGGCAGAGCACAGCTCCAGCACCTTGAACAACGAGATGATCCAGCAGATCGTCAAGCACGACCGGGACATGGCGCACAGCATCCAGGACCTCCAGCCCGTGATGGCCGGCCGGGAGCTGAGCGGCAAGCCGGTCATCTGGGAGCCGCTGGTCCACGCCCCGCTGCAGACCGCGGCCGCCACCACCAACGTGGCCATCGCCCTGACCCACCAGCAGAGCCTGGCGGCTCACATcttcctgcccccctcctccGTCTCCAGCCCCCTCTCGCCCGACGCCGTCCTCCTCGCCCGCCAACCCCGCCGCTCCCTGCAGCCCAGCGTGGGCGGCTCGCGGCCTTCCTCGGTCAGCTCCCCCGCTTCGGGGGGCCCGTCCCACTTACAGACGCCGGCGGCCGGGTCCCCGTCCTCCCCCATGGTCCAGGGCCCACCGCCCTTGGAAAGCGCAGGGCCGCGGGGTGGCCCCCTGGGCCCAGCCCTCCCTCGGCCAGCCCAGAAAGGGGACCCCGTCCCGGGAGCCAGCCAGCCGCAGCTCTCCAGGTCCCGCGGGGCTTCGGTCTCCACCTCGCTTCTGCAGCAGCCGGCCAGCGCCTCGTCCGTCCCGCCCGGGCGGACTCTGCACTACAGCCTGTCCCGGGCCACCGGCTCCCACATCTCCCTCTTCCTGCAGCCTCAGCAACTGGTCAAGCACCGCAGCACCCAAGGCCTCTCGGTGGGCCGCCTCACCCAGGATATCCGGCCGCTCTCCGCCTCTCAGCCTTCTTTGCCCCACCGGCTGACCCAGCAGGCGGACGTGGGGCCCTCCCAGCAGCCGGCCAGGAAGTCGGCCGGGAATCTCGCCCACCGGTCCTCCACGTCGGTCGCTGGGCTGCTAGCCAAACCAGCCCCTGGCGGCGCGGGCCCGCCTTCCTCGCCGCAGCAGGTGCCTTCAGGTTCCAGCCGGTCCGTGAGCGGGGCGAGCACCCCGCAATCCCCCGTCTCCACACCCCGGCACGCAGCCACCCCGTCCCGGAAGGGCTCCGTGGCGTTCAGCCCCGAGGTGGACTCTGGGAAGCCTAAGCTCCCCTCCAACATGTGAGGCCTCAAGAGCCTGGGCCGCCGTGGCCGTGCCTGCCAATGGAGATGGGAAAGCCAGCCCCTAAGAGACCCAGGCCCTGGGGGCTGGGCCAGAGGTGCGGGAATGGGCACGGGGCGAGTTCGCCATCACAGGGCCAGCCCCGGAAGAGAGTCTGGTGTTGCTccaagtgggggcaggggggagctgACCCCTCCGGGCCAAATCCCCTCGCTGTCCTGTGACCCCCACTGCAGAGAGACTGAGCTGAGCCCCACACCTCACACTCAAGGGGGCAGGAAGATAGGCGGCCGTGAGTGAGCTCCTCGGTTGGCCTTTGTGTGGGGAAGACGTCGTTGTGGGGCTCTCCCTCCTCTCCGCTCCTTCAGACATAGTGCCACCTCTGGCCTGCTGCCAATGGTCGTTGGTGGGTGTTGCCCCACATGTGTGTCTGAGCCCCACAGGGCCTGGTTTAGGGTcttgtggtttttttgggggggggggcagtgtgaaGAGGGGTGGTTAAACAATAAAGCTGTTCCCTCCGTCTGCACAGCTTGGGTTTCCaaagtggggagaacaggctcaaAGGCCATGGCTTGCACAAAAGAGCACAATGTTCGTTCCCAGGAATGCTGCTCTTCTCCCTCTCTGGGCAAATAACTGCCGTGTGCGGACAGTCCCTGACaggtgccctccccaccccaccgggTCTCTCCCCCGACTTTAGGAATATTtcttccccccccgcccaaatttGTGCAATACGCATCTTAAGGTGTCTCGTGCGAGTGCGTGTGACCGTAGAAACCCCTGgttctgtggggaggggagggtgggccgGGTTGACTCCCCGGGTCCCCTCCATGCCTGCCCATCTCCCCACTCCAGAGACGACAGATTGGAAAGCCAAGCCTGATCTTGCGATTACTGCCATCATTCCTGCTTCTGGGCTGGGCCAGGGGTGTGGAGAAGCCCCCCACCGcaaccccgccacacacacaccgcctcagACAGCAGGTTGTGGCTTCTGCCAACTGTGGCTCAGGTAATTCCCAGACTTGAAGATGCATTAATGCCCCCCTAGAAGGGCCTGCCTGTGAATGTCCCTCCAAGGACCGTGCCTGGGGTTTTTCTCCAAGCCCTGTCTAGTGGGGATAGTGTGGGGCCACACGCTCTTTTTCACTTTCAGATAATCCGGCCAGAATTTCTATTGCTCTGTTTCCATTGACTGCAGGACTTCTCCCTCTGCCTGTTATTTGTATGAGTTTCAGTCAGTGAGTCGAGGAATCGATCAGTCAGATCTGCCTATGCGAACAAAACCTTTCTAAAGAAAAACTTGAGCAGTGACCATCATAAATACAGAACGAGAAGGCAGTAGTTTCTCCTGGATTAACTGAGCAAAATAGGAAGAGGGTAGGTCATTGGATATGTCCTCCGGGCTCCTTTTGCGTCAGATA
The Hemicordylus capensis ecotype Gifberg chromosome 14, rHemCap1.1.pri, whole genome shotgun sequence genome window above contains:
- the HCN3 gene encoding potassium/sodium hyperpolarization-activated cyclic nucleotide-gated channel 3 isoform X1; amino-acid sequence: MEAQSQEGSRRGTLQGPPDPRPAKAPPTPMLDGEASGRPPTAGSRSGCCQPTPDGGGSHSQPPTRKGSAAPSRSELMAPGSVAEQIVAADFASAAAAAAGPEEPGGTFVQRQLGAMLQPAVNKFSLRMFGSHKAVELEQQRVKSAGSWIIHPYSDFRFYWDLIMLLLMVGNLIILPVGITFFKDENTPPWIVFNVLSDTFFLADLVLNFRTGIVVEDNTEIILDPHTIKMKYLKTWFLVDFVSSIPVDYIFLVVDLETQVDSEVYKTARALRIVRFTKILSLLRLLRLSRLIRYIHQWEEIFHMTYDLASAVVRIFNLIGMMLLLCHWDGCLQFLVPMLQDFPEDCWVSINHMVNDSWGKQYSHALFKAMSHMLCIGYGQQAPEGMTDVWLTMLSMIVGATCYAMFIGHATALIQSLDSSRRQYQEKYKQVEQYMSFHKLPGDTRQRIHEYYEHRYQGKMFDEENILGELSEPLKEEIINFNCRNLVANMPLFANADPNFVTAMLTKLRFEVFQPADFIIREGTVGKKMYFIQHGVVSILTRGSKEMKLSDGSYFGEICLLTRGRRTASVRADTYCRLYSLSVDNFNEVLEEYPMMRRAFETVAMDRLDRIGKKNSILLRKRAEHSSSTLNNEMIQQIVKHDRDMAHSIQDLQPVMAGRELSGKPVIWEPLVHAPLQTAAATTNVAIALTHQQSLAAHIFLPPSSVSSPLSPDAVLLARQPRRSLQPSVGGSRPSSVSSPASGGPSHLQTPAAGSPSSPMVQGPPPLESAGPRGGPLGPALPRPAQKGDPVPGASQPQLSRSRGASVSTSLLQQPASASSVPPGRTLHYSLSRATGSHISLFLQPQQLVKHRSTQGLSVGRLTQDIRPLSASQPSLPHRLTQQADVGPSQQPARKSAGNLAHRSSTSVAGLLAKPAPGGAGPPSSPQQVPSGSSRSVSGASTPQSPVSTPRHAATPSRKGSVAFSPEVDSGKPKLPSNM
- the HCN3 gene encoding potassium/sodium hyperpolarization-activated cyclic nucleotide-gated channel 3 isoform X2, which encodes MDGSRLSKPTWVLCKPGGLCVYKHLYFVYQFYWDLIMLLLMVGNLIILPVGITFFKDENTPPWIVFNVLSDTFFLADLVLNFRTGIVVEDNTEIILDPHTIKMKYLKTWFLVDFVSSIPVDYIFLVVDLETQVDSEVYKTARALRIVRFTKILSLLRLLRLSRLIRYIHQWEEIFHMTYDLASAVVRIFNLIGMMLLLCHWDGCLQFLVPMLQDFPEDCWVSINHMVNDSWGKQYSHALFKAMSHMLCIGYGQQAPEGMTDVWLTMLSMIVGATCYAMFIGHATALIQSLDSSRRQYQEKYKQVEQYMSFHKLPGDTRQRIHEYYEHRYQGKMFDEENILGELSEPLKEEIINFNCRNLVANMPLFANADPNFVTAMLTKLRFEVFQPADFIIREGTVGKKMYFIQHGVVSILTRGSKEMKLSDGSYFGEICLLTRGRRTASVRADTYCRLYSLSVDNFNEVLEEYPMMRRAFETVAMDRLDRIGKKNSILLRKRAEHSSSTLNNEMIQQIVKHDRDMAHSIQDLQPVMAGRELSGKPVIWEPLVHAPLQTAAATTNVAIALTHQQSLAAHIFLPPSSVSSPLSPDAVLLARQPRRSLQPSVGGSRPSSVSSPASGGPSHLQTPAAGSPSSPMVQGPPPLESAGPRGGPLGPALPRPAQKGDPVPGASQPQLSRSRGASVSTSLLQQPASASSVPPGRTLHYSLSRATGSHISLFLQPQQLVKHRSTQGLSVGRLTQDIRPLSASQPSLPHRLTQQADVGPSQQPARKSAGNLAHRSSTSVAGLLAKPAPGGAGPPSSPQQVPSGSSRSVSGASTPQSPVSTPRHAATPSRKGSVAFSPEVDSGKPKLPSNM